In one window of Geotrypetes seraphini chromosome 3, aGeoSer1.1, whole genome shotgun sequence DNA:
- the LOC117357427 gene encoding homeobox protein Hox-D3a-like, with the protein MQKALFYQNQGSFGDCPYQESSSMGFLGQQPLSATNGFQSETSTCSISHKVDQVDQSSLKINACEVTDLPEFPAEPSTMPSSMATQRCPPLAGSGALVKSSEINGVSNVKTSNTPKQIFPWMKESRQNLKQKNCLPPLSGDSRMDTNSPNLAYKRARTAYTNAQLVELEKEFHFNRYLCRPRRVEMANLLNLSERQIKIWFQNRRMKYKKDNKGKTAATSPSDHSPSRSPLTVSYSNQMPLPTLPSEDEFEVPLSIPYSKNQGSMYGLAAYSSPLFDTPTTHKKYGGASEYDQISLHGENNYEAPNFQENPDVFGGNYLDNGPGAGSVFGFSHPSSTNMDDSYSAEIPSEHHLGPCDPHPTYTDLNSHPVPQGTSQEPPVLTHL; encoded by the exons ATGCAAAAGGCTCTCTTTTACCAAAACCAGGGGTCTTTTGGGGACTGTCCCTACCAAGAGTCCAGTAGCATGGGCTTTCTTGGCCAGCAGCCCCTTTCCGCTACAAACGGATTCCAGTCAGAAACCTCCACATGCTCAATAAGCCATAAGGTTGACCAGGTAGACCAGAGCTCTCTAAAGATTAACGCCTGCGAGGTCACAGATTTGCCAGAGTTCCCAGCAGAGCCATCAACCATGCCAAGTTCCATGGCAACCCAAAGATGCCCACCCCTGGCAGGCTCTGGAGCCTTAGTCAAGTCTTCTGAGATCAATGGCGTCAGTAACGTTAAAACCAGCAACACACCAAAACAAATTTTCCCCTGGATGAAAGAGAGTCGGCAGAACCTGAAGCAAAAGAACTGCCTTCCTCCTCTTTCAG GTGATAGCCGCATGGACACCAATTCACCCAATCTAGCCTACAAGAGAGCACGTACGGCTTACACCAATGCCCAGCTGGTGGAGCTGGAGAAAGAGTTCCATTTCAACAGATACCTTTGTCGCCCAAGGCGGGTGGAGATGGCCAACCTGCTGAACCTTTCAGAGAGACAGATTAAGATCTGGTTTCAGAACAGGAGGATGAAGTACAAGAAGGACAATAAGGGAAAGACTGCTGCTACCTCCCCTAGTGATCATTCCCCGAGTAGAAGTCCACTAACCGTCTCTTATTCCAACCAGATGCCTTTACCAACTTTACCCAGTGAAGATGAGTTTGAGGTGCCCTTGTCTATTCCCTACAGCAAGAACCAAGGCAGTATGTATGGCTTAGCAGCTTATTCCAGTCCTTTGTTTGATACCCCCACAACCCACAAGAAGTATGGAGGGGCTTCTGAATATGACCAGATCTCTCTCCACGGGGAGAACAATTATGAAGCCCCCAATTTCCAGGAGAATCCTGATGTCTTTGGAGGGAACTACTTAGACAATGGGCCCGGAGCTGGTTCAGTCTTCGGTTTTTCTCACCCTTCCTCTACCAACATGGACGACAGCTACTCTGCTGAGATACCAAGTGAGCATCATCTTGGACCCTGCGACCCCCATCCAACCTACACAGACTTAAACTCGCATCCTGTGCCTCAGGGAACTTCCCAGGAACCTCCAGTTCTCACACATCTGTAA